Proteins from one Dysgonomonas sp. HDW5A genomic window:
- a CDS encoding TldD/PmbA family protein, translating to MIGLGADVNIYDVLAHFRVTTEDLQKVLNEALAKGGDYADLYFEHTINSSISLRDGEVNRTSSNIDYGVGVRVVVGEQTGYAYVENTTLADMLKAAKTAAGIAHTLKQSTSINITETHFTNYYKINKSWQDVSVNEKKEFIEKLNARIFELDPRVIKASVSLNHSTSYILFFNSEGILSWDYRPMAIMYGGCTMEQNGKIENGFASRAYRKGFEFLNDGLLETLANEAVSQTALMFDAVKPKGGEMPVVMGAGGSGILLHEAIGHAFEADFNRKNVSIFSDLLGKSICNSNINVVDDGTIEYARGAINFDDEGVESQKTYIVRNGILESYLHDRISAKYYGVKPTGNGRRQSFRHVPMPRMRVTYMESGNMTNEEMIASVKQGVYVDNFSNGQVQIGAGDFTFYVKTGYLIENGKLTQPIKDINIIGNGPKALADITMVGNNLKIDESSWTCGKDGQSVPVGQGLPSVLVSKLTVGGE from the coding sequence ATGATAGGATTGGGTGCAGATGTAAATATATATGATGTTTTAGCTCATTTTCGTGTTACGACAGAAGATCTTCAGAAAGTGTTAAATGAAGCTCTGGCAAAAGGAGGAGATTATGCAGATCTTTATTTTGAACATACCATCAATAGTAGCATCTCTCTTCGCGATGGAGAGGTAAACAGAACCTCTTCCAACATAGATTATGGAGTAGGTGTGAGAGTGGTTGTAGGAGAGCAAACAGGCTATGCCTATGTCGAAAATACAACGCTTGCGGATATGCTGAAAGCTGCAAAGACCGCAGCCGGAATAGCACATACTTTAAAACAAAGCACTTCAATAAATATAACCGAAACGCATTTTACAAATTACTATAAAATAAATAAGTCTTGGCAGGATGTCTCGGTAAATGAGAAAAAAGAATTTATAGAAAAGCTTAATGCCCGCATATTTGAACTTGATCCCCGAGTGATAAAAGCTTCGGTTAGTCTGAATCATTCCACTTCCTATATATTATTCTTTAATTCCGAAGGTATTCTTTCATGGGATTACCGCCCTATGGCGATAATGTACGGAGGATGTACGATGGAACAAAACGGGAAGATCGAGAATGGTTTTGCATCACGTGCTTACCGTAAAGGCTTTGAGTTCTTAAATGATGGTTTACTGGAAACATTGGCTAATGAAGCAGTTTCGCAAACAGCCCTTATGTTTGATGCCGTAAAACCTAAAGGAGGCGAAATGCCTGTTGTCATGGGTGCAGGAGGTTCGGGGATATTACTGCATGAGGCAATAGGACATGCTTTTGAAGCCGATTTTAATCGTAAGAATGTTTCTATATTTTCCGATTTGTTAGGGAAATCAATCTGTAACTCCAATATAAATGTAGTTGATGATGGTACTATAGAGTATGCCAGAGGTGCAATTAATTTTGATGACGAAGGTGTCGAAAGCCAAAAGACATATATCGTAAGAAACGGTATTCTTGAAAGCTATTTACACGATAGAATCAGTGCAAAATACTATGGTGTAAAACCTACCGGAAATGGAAGACGTCAGTCGTTCCGTCATGTACCTATGCCACGCATGCGTGTGACCTATATGGAATCGGGCAATATGACCAATGAGGAGATGATTGCCAGCGTAAAGCAAGGTGTTTATGTTGATAACTTTAGTAACGGTCAAGTACAGATCGGTGCAGGTGATTTTACATTTTATGTGAAAACCGGCTATTTAATAGAAAACGGAAAATTAACCCAGCCGATAAAAGATATAAATATTATAGGCAACGGGCCTAAAGCCTTAGCTGATATAACTATGGTCGGTAATAATCTGAAGATTGACGAAAGTTCGTGGACGTGTGGAAAGGATGGACAAAGTGTTCCAGTAGGACAAGGGCTGCCTTCGGTGTTGGTGAGTAAGTTGACTGTAGGAGGAGAGTAG
- a CDS encoding triple tyrosine motif-containing protein, with the protein MTRNIFLTVISVLILSCAGISANNPNIINFSRNDYQAGNKNWSLSEDEKGIMYIGNDLGLLEFDGIDWHLNKLHKADVVRAIYAASNQTIYTGGYEEFGRWDRDISGILKYTSLSDNLPGGPLHNDDIWRIWKRDNLVYFQSFKNIYIYDQNNVYKFPEQKNILFLIKVRDELWVQEMGGSLFKIEGNRYEKIAGSDIFSKTEVKTVLPTSDNKYIIGTSSMGLYIYDGSEFKVWNNNRELIDNNVNCGLAARNGNYYFGTILGGIYEVSPSGNITNHFNTETYLHNNTVLALYEDRSNNIWAGLDRGISCIQYLNGISCMTDPKGKIGAVYSAALYDNKLFIGTNQGTYYIEKNDLYSMNALSKFKLVPRTEGQVWSLNVIDGQLYCSHNRGLLIIDRNLSVTSPYKINTGVFYTLEKDKDHLLLGTYISLMSIDKSTKTLYKLNEIQEPINKVQTDHLNNVWLQHMNKGIYRTRLNDDFSKIESFKYYGNEGQQDIPYKLKLFKVGGRVAFLGNNKFYTYNDIDGTIVPEHALNECFRDISGLKEVVNISPNNFWIIGNDLIYNVTYNDNTAQIKFRIDIGYKNFSMIDNYENIVNLDDDYSLVCLDNGFLLCKNKVTAENKPIAQPYFKSIRISNSGGESVYLDNNFNQISHSFNTIRFQFSTAETLTRNISFKYKLEGLDDQWYVLKNQNNITYERLPKGKYTFVVVAIDRQGNKSEEIKFSFEILAPWHQSGWAVLAYCLLFILFITSIIMYIQYKYKKLHIKKLRILETKRLNLINELLKQEVEEKNAELLSQTSFIIQRNELILKIKNEVEEFYTKQNNKTLTPLFQKINTLLNSNLDSEEDWKTFLIKFEQKHTNFFKKIKETYPQLTANDLRLCACLKLNLDSKEIAALMNISVRAVENSRYRLRKKLDIPSHQHLNDFFLQI; encoded by the coding sequence ATGACTCGTAATATATTTTTGACAGTTATAAGTGTCCTTATATTATCATGCGCCGGAATATCAGCCAACAATCCTAACATTATCAACTTTAGCAGGAACGACTACCAGGCCGGAAATAAAAACTGGTCTTTGAGCGAAGACGAGAAAGGCATAATGTATATTGGAAATGATTTAGGTTTATTGGAGTTTGACGGAATAGACTGGCATCTGAACAAATTGCACAAAGCCGATGTAGTAAGAGCCATATACGCAGCTTCCAATCAGACGATATATACCGGAGGTTATGAAGAATTTGGCAGATGGGACAGAGATATCAGCGGCATTCTTAAATATACTTCTTTGAGCGATAACCTTCCCGGAGGACCTTTGCATAATGATGATATCTGGAGAATCTGGAAGAGAGACAATCTTGTGTATTTCCAGTCATTCAAAAACATATACATATACGATCAGAATAATGTGTATAAATTTCCGGAACAAAAAAACATCCTTTTTCTGATAAAAGTAAGGGATGAATTATGGGTTCAGGAAATGGGAGGAAGCCTCTTTAAAATCGAAGGGAACAGGTATGAAAAAATAGCGGGCAGTGATATATTTTCCAAAACAGAAGTCAAGACTGTACTGCCGACTTCGGATAATAAATACATTATAGGTACATCTTCGATGGGGCTCTATATTTACGACGGATCAGAGTTCAAAGTCTGGAATAACAACAGAGAGCTTATAGACAATAATGTTAATTGCGGATTAGCTGCACGAAATGGTAATTACTATTTCGGTACAATACTTGGAGGCATATATGAGGTGTCTCCCAGTGGCAATATAACCAATCATTTCAATACTGAAACATATCTCCATAACAATACCGTACTGGCCTTATATGAAGATCGCTCCAATAATATCTGGGCAGGGCTGGATAGAGGTATTTCATGTATACAATACCTAAATGGCATTAGCTGTATGACCGATCCTAAGGGCAAAATAGGAGCAGTATATTCGGCTGCATTGTATGACAACAAATTATTCATTGGCACCAACCAAGGCACATATTATATAGAAAAAAATGATTTATATAGTATGAACGCTCTTTCTAAGTTCAAGTTGGTTCCCAGAACCGAAGGTCAGGTATGGAGTTTAAATGTTATTGATGGTCAACTGTACTGTTCACATAACCGGGGTCTATTAATTATAGACCGGAATCTATCGGTAACATCCCCCTATAAAATAAACACAGGAGTATTCTATACACTGGAAAAAGATAAAGACCATCTTCTTTTAGGAACTTATATCAGTTTAATGTCTATAGATAAAAGCACAAAGACTCTCTATAAACTCAATGAAATTCAGGAACCTATAAATAAAGTCCAGACGGATCATCTCAATAATGTTTGGTTGCAGCACATGAACAAAGGCATATACCGAACCAGACTCAATGATGATTTTTCGAAAATAGAATCATTCAAATATTACGGAAACGAAGGACAACAAGACATTCCCTATAAATTAAAGTTATTCAAAGTAGGAGGAAGGGTTGCTTTTCTAGGTAATAATAAATTTTACACCTATAACGATATTGACGGTACCATTGTACCTGAGCATGCTTTAAATGAATGCTTCCGTGATATTTCAGGGCTCAAAGAGGTTGTAAATATATCCCCTAATAATTTCTGGATCATAGGTAATGATCTTATTTATAATGTAACTTACAATGATAACACAGCCCAAATAAAATTCAGAATAGACATCGGTTATAAGAACTTCTCGATGATCGATAATTATGAAAATATTGTAAATCTGGATGATGACTATAGCCTGGTTTGCTTGGATAACGGTTTTCTATTATGTAAAAATAAAGTCACAGCCGAAAACAAACCAATAGCTCAACCTTATTTTAAATCTATCAGAATATCTAATTCAGGGGGTGAATCGGTTTATCTTGATAATAACTTCAATCAAATAAGCCATTCGTTCAATACTATAAGATTTCAATTTTCAACAGCTGAAACCTTAACGCGTAATATATCCTTTAAATATAAGCTTGAAGGGTTAGACGATCAGTGGTATGTGTTGAAAAATCAAAATAATATTACCTATGAACGTCTTCCTAAAGGAAAATATACCTTCGTTGTTGTTGCCATAGATCGTCAAGGAAACAAATCGGAGGAGATAAAATTCTCTTTCGAAATACTCGCACCATGGCATCAATCCGGTTGGGCCGTTCTAGCCTATTGCCTATTATTTATTTTGTTCATCACTTCTATAATTATGTATATCCAATACAAGTACAAAAAATTGCATATAAAGAAGTTACGCATATTGGAGACCAAACGCTTAAACCTTATCAACGAGCTTCTAAAGCAGGAAGTAGAAGAAAAAAATGCAGAATTACTTTCTCAAACTTCATTTATTATACAACGTAATGAACTTATTCTTAAAATAAAAAATGAAGTAGAAGAGTTCTACACGAAACAAAACAACAAAACATTGACTCCACTTTTTCAAAAGATAAATACCCTATTGAATAGTAATCTTGATAGCGAAGAAGACTGGAAAACATTCCTTATTAAATTCGAACAAAAGCACACAAATTTCTTTAAAAAAATAAAAGAAACTTACCCTCAGCTTACAGCAAATGACCTGAGATTATGTGCCTGTTTAAAACTGAATTTAGACTCAAAAGAGATAGCTGCATTAATGAACATTTCGGTAAGAGCTGTAGAAAATAGCAGATATCGACTACGCAAAAAGCTTGATATACCTTCGCACCAGCATCTAAACGATTTCTTTTTGCAAATATAA